Proteins found in one Magnolia sinica isolate HGM2019 chromosome 5, MsV1, whole genome shotgun sequence genomic segment:
- the LOC131247101 gene encoding uncharacterized protein LOC131247101, producing MEEIEPPFTSVIMSEVMLQRFRIPPVIQYSRSGDPSEHVKGYRSCMQIQIATNAMMCRGFSITLTGSARSWYSQLKPNSIGSFAELSRLFLTQFISGKKSRKLNTHLFTSKQEPKESLKDYIARFNEEALQVEDYDDKMALSTVFRGLKEGRFTFSIRKNPPKTLADLITRARKNTNTEEFSNACKNVQVTEPTNKGKRPRNKESQLSSKGPNDRTPHDCRSSRKSEEKFYSYTLLNTSTEQILLDIKGHKLLNWPVYMKVDPDH from the coding sequence ATGGAAGAgatcgagcctcccttcacctcggtAATCATGAGCGAGGTGATGCTACAGAGGTTTcggatacctcccgtcatccaataCTCCAGGTCTGGTGACCCATCTGAGCACGTGAAAGGTTATCGTTCGTGTATGCAAATCCAGATAGCAACGAACGCGATGATGTGCAGAGGGTTCTCGATCACACTCACAGGATCCGCTCGGAGTTGGTACAGTCAACTCAAGCCCAATTCCATTGGTTCCTTCGCGGAGCTTAGCcgattattccttacccagttcataagtggtaagaagagtcggaagctaAATACTCACCTGTTCACCAGCAAACAAGAGCCTAAGGAGTCACTAAAAGACTACATCGCTCGCTTCAATGAGGAAGCGTTACAAGTGGAGGACTACGATGACAAGATGGCACTCTCCACCGTGTTTAGGGGTCTGAAAGAGGGAAGGTTCACCTTCTCTATTAGGAAGAATCCGCCAAAGACGTTAGCTGACCTCATCACCAGAGCTCGGAAGAATACTAACACCGAGGAATTCTCCAATGCCTGTAAGAATGTTCAAGTGACAGAGCCGACTAACAAGGGGAAGAGGCCAAGGAACAAAGAATCCCAGCTATCCAGCAAGGGACCAAATGACCGCACCCCTCACGATTGTCGCTCGAGCAGAAAATCGGAGGAAAAATTCTATTCCTACACTCTCCTCAACACATCTACCGAGCAGATTTTGTTGGACATCAAAGGACACAAGCTTCTAAATTGGCCAGTGTATATGAAGGTCGACCCCGATCATTGA